In the genome of Thermithiobacillus tepidarius DSM 3134, one region contains:
- a CDS encoding cbb3-type cytochrome c oxidase subunit I, with the protein MQYQSQAVAKPYFIAALGLFFGQIIFGLIMGYQYVAGDFLFPAIPFNVARMVHTNLLIVWLLFAFMGAAYYLVPEESETELFSPRLALAMFWVFLIAGALTILGYLMVPYAALAEMTGNNLLPTMGREFLEQPLITKVGIVVVALAFLFNISMTVLKGRKTSITLVLLLGLWGLAVFFLFSFYNPSNLVLDKYFWWWVVHLWVEGVWELILGAILAFVLIKVTGVDREVIEKWLYVIIAMTLITGILGTGHHYYWIGAPEYWQWLGSVFSAMEPIPFFMMTVFAFNMVNKRRRDHPNKAATLWALGTAVMAFLGAGVWGFLHTLAPVNYYTHGTQITAAHGHLAFFGAYAMISLTIISYAMPILRGRVANSPAAQRWEIAGFWLMVTSMLAITLFLTGAGILQVWLQRYSDTPLPFMVVAEKVALFYWMREVAGFTFLAGLISYLASFFVVGQEAWEHKPAAAGAYAK; encoded by the coding sequence CAGTACGTGGCCGGCGATTTCCTCTTCCCGGCCATTCCCTTCAACGTGGCGCGCATGGTGCACACCAATCTGCTCATCGTCTGGCTGCTCTTCGCCTTCATGGGCGCAGCCTACTATCTGGTGCCGGAGGAGTCGGAAACGGAGCTCTTCAGCCCGCGGCTGGCCTTGGCCATGTTCTGGGTCTTCCTGATCGCCGGGGCCCTGACCATTCTCGGCTACCTGATGGTGCCCTATGCCGCGCTTGCCGAGATGACCGGCAACAATCTCCTGCCGACCATGGGGCGCGAGTTTCTGGAGCAGCCGCTGATCACCAAGGTGGGCATCGTCGTGGTGGCGCTGGCTTTCCTCTTCAACATCTCCATGACGGTGCTGAAGGGCCGCAAGACTTCCATCACCCTGGTGCTGCTGCTGGGCCTCTGGGGGCTGGCGGTGTTCTTCCTCTTCTCCTTCTACAACCCGTCCAACCTGGTGCTGGACAAGTACTTCTGGTGGTGGGTGGTGCATCTGTGGGTGGAAGGCGTGTGGGAGCTGATCCTCGGCGCCATTCTGGCCTTCGTGCTGATCAAGGTGACCGGCGTCGACCGCGAGGTCATCGAGAAGTGGCTCTACGTCATCATCGCCATGACGCTGATCACCGGTATCCTCGGCACCGGGCATCACTACTACTGGATCGGTGCGCCGGAGTACTGGCAGTGGCTGGGTTCTGTCTTCTCCGCCATGGAGCCGATTCCCTTCTTCATGATGACGGTCTTCGCCTTCAACATGGTGAACAAGCGCCGCCGCGACCACCCCAACAAGGCCGCCACCCTGTGGGCGCTGGGCACCGCGGTGATGGCCTTCCTGGGCGCCGGCGTCTGGGGCTTCCTGCACACCCTGGCCCCGGTCAACTACTACACCCACGGCACCCAGATCACGGCGGCCCACGGCCATCTGGCCTTCTTCGGCGCCTACGCCATGATCAGCCTGACCATCATCTCCTACGCCATGCCCATCCTGCGCGGCCGCGTCGCCAACAGCCCCGCCGCCCAGCGCTGGGAGATCGCCGGCTTCTGGCTGATGGTGACGTCCATGCTGGCCATCACCCTGTTCCTGACCGGGGCCGGCATCCTGCAGGTCTGGCTGCAGCGCTACAGCGACACGCCGCTGCCGTTCATGGTGGTGGCCGAGAAGGTGGCGCTCTTCTACTGGATGCGCGAGGTGGCCGGCTTCACCTTCCTGGCCGGCCTGATCTCCTATCTCGCCAGCTTCTTCGTGGTGGGCCAGGAAGCCTGGGAGCACAAGCCGGCTGCCGCGGGCGCCTACGCCAAGTGA